In Opitutaceae bacterium TAV5, one genomic interval encodes:
- a CDS encoding acriflavine resistance protein B, translating into MSTPFIKRPIATALLTIGVFLVGLVAFPFLPVAPLPQVEFPTIQVSASLPGASPETMASSVATPLENQLALIPGITQMSSSSGLGSVSITIQFDLDVNIDAAAQEVQSAINAAGGQLPTELPNPPTYRKVNPADSPIMLLSVVSDVLPLTEVSDYANIVVAQQLSQLRGVAQVDIMGEQKPAIRVQVDPARLASLGLGLEDVRGVIASSTVNSPKGSLNGPRQSLSIYANDQLLDAGPYNDLILAYRNGAPIRVRDVGRAIAGPEDVRSAALVNNKRGVGIIIRKQSDANVIETVERIRELIPELQAAMPPAIRIDVLSDRMRTIRASVQEVEFHLVLTMALVTGVVFLFLRNLRATLISSAVVPISIVATFAVMHLLGYSLNNLSLMALTISVGFVIDDAIVMLENIYRYIEEGMKPMDAALRGASEIGFTILSISVSLVAVFIPVLLMGGIVGRLFREFAVTVTIAVLVSGFISLTFVPMMCSRFLRHQEPAAPGSPRRTFRERFYAVLEKFFGGIERLYERALRIVLRHQRLTLASLFLTFAVTALVFIKMPKGFFPQQDTGFLNATIEAAPDISFEAMSRRAFEVGEIIKADPAVLAFQSRIGGGGRGGSSANNSRLWITLKERGERDSAWDVIARLRKATAGIPGITLFMQAQQDINVGGISSKTQFQYTLRNADLDELNAWAPRILDRLEKLPELRDVTSDQQSTAPALSVEIDRQAASRFGIQTQAINATLYNAFGQRQVTQFYTQVSQYKVIIEVPPELQTDPSTFDRLFLRSPLTGGQVPLSALVKFDTAASKPLSINHLGQYPAVTISFNLAPDVALGHAVSAVERTVREMGAPATLTGSFQGTAQAFQSSLRSQPWLILAAVVTIYIILGMLYESFIHPLTILSTLPSAGLGALLTLWAFGHDIGVIAIIGILLLIGIVKKNAIMMIDFAIEAERGRGLPSEEAIFEACMKRFRPILMTTIAAMLGGIPLALGHGDGSELRQPLGYAIVGGLALSQLLTLFTTPVVYLYFDRLVERLRRRKPQEAYEPPAASGLPVSGK; encoded by the coding sequence ATCTCCACGCCGTTCATCAAGCGGCCCATCGCCACCGCGCTGCTCACGATCGGCGTCTTTCTGGTCGGTCTCGTCGCGTTTCCCTTTCTCCCGGTCGCACCGCTCCCGCAGGTCGAGTTCCCCACCATCCAGGTTTCCGCCAGTCTTCCCGGCGCCAGCCCCGAGACCATGGCCTCGTCCGTGGCCACGCCGCTGGAAAACCAGCTCGCGCTCATCCCCGGCATCACCCAGATGTCTTCCTCCAGCGGGCTGGGCAGCGTCTCCATCACCATCCAGTTTGACCTCGATGTGAACATCGACGCGGCCGCGCAGGAGGTCCAGTCCGCCATCAACGCCGCCGGCGGCCAGCTCCCCACCGAGCTGCCGAACCCGCCGACCTACCGCAAGGTCAACCCTGCCGACTCGCCCATCATGCTGCTCAGCGTCGTCTCCGACGTGCTCCCGCTCACCGAGGTCAGCGACTACGCCAACATCGTCGTCGCCCAGCAGCTCTCCCAGCTCCGCGGCGTCGCCCAGGTGGACATCATGGGCGAACAAAAACCCGCCATCCGCGTGCAGGTGGATCCCGCCCGGCTCGCCTCCCTCGGCCTCGGTCTCGAGGACGTGCGCGGCGTCATCGCCTCCTCCACCGTCAACTCGCCCAAGGGCAGCCTCAACGGCCCCCGCCAGAGCCTCTCCATCTACGCCAACGACCAGTTGCTGGACGCCGGGCCCTACAACGATCTCATTCTCGCGTATCGCAACGGCGCCCCCATCCGGGTGCGCGATGTCGGCCGCGCCATCGCCGGGCCCGAGGACGTCCGCTCCGCCGCGCTCGTCAACAACAAGCGCGGCGTCGGCATCATCATCCGCAAGCAATCCGACGCCAACGTCATCGAGACGGTCGAGCGCATCCGCGAGCTCATCCCCGAGCTCCAGGCCGCCATGCCGCCCGCCATCAGGATCGATGTCCTCAGCGACCGCATGCGCACCATCCGCGCCTCCGTCCAGGAAGTCGAGTTTCACCTCGTCCTCACCATGGCGCTCGTCACCGGCGTCGTGTTCCTGTTCCTGCGCAACCTCCGCGCCACGCTCATTTCCAGCGCCGTCGTGCCCATCTCCATCGTGGCGACGTTTGCCGTCATGCACCTGCTCGGCTACAGCCTCAACAACCTCTCGCTCATGGCGCTCACCATCTCGGTCGGCTTCGTCATCGACGACGCCATCGTCATGCTCGAGAACATCTACCGCTACATCGAGGAGGGCATGAAACCGATGGACGCCGCGCTCCGGGGCGCCAGCGAGATCGGGTTCACCATTCTCTCCATCAGCGTCTCGCTCGTGGCGGTCTTCATCCCCGTGCTCCTCATGGGCGGCATCGTCGGCCGGCTCTTTCGCGAATTCGCGGTCACCGTCACCATCGCCGTGCTCGTCTCCGGCTTCATCTCGCTGACGTTCGTGCCCATGATGTGCTCGCGCTTCCTGCGCCACCAGGAGCCCGCCGCGCCGGGTTCCCCGCGCCGCACCTTCCGCGAACGGTTTTATGCCGTCCTGGAAAAATTCTTCGGCGGCATCGAGCGCCTTTACGAACGCGCCCTCCGCATCGTCCTGCGGCACCAGCGCCTCACGCTCGCCTCGCTGTTCCTCACCTTCGCCGTCACCGCCCTCGTCTTCATCAAGATGCCCAAGGGCTTTTTTCCGCAGCAGGACACCGGCTTCCTCAACGCCACCATCGAGGCCGCGCCCGACATCTCGTTCGAGGCCATGAGCCGGCGCGCCTTCGAGGTCGGCGAGATCATCAAGGCCGATCCCGCCGTGCTCGCTTTCCAGAGCCGCATCGGCGGCGGCGGCCGCGGCGGTTCCTCGGCCAACAACAGCCGCCTGTGGATCACGCTCAAGGAACGCGGCGAACGCGACTCCGCCTGGGATGTCATCGCCCGCCTTCGCAAGGCCACCGCCGGCATCCCGGGCATCACCCTCTTCATGCAGGCGCAGCAGGATATCAACGTCGGCGGCATCTCTTCCAAGACGCAGTTCCAGTACACCCTGCGCAACGCCGACCTCGACGAGCTCAACGCCTGGGCGCCGCGCATTCTCGACCGCCTGGAAAAACTCCCCGAGCTTCGCGACGTCACCTCCGACCAGCAATCCACCGCGCCCGCCCTCAGCGTCGAGATCGACCGCCAGGCCGCCTCGCGCTTCGGCATCCAGACGCAGGCCATCAACGCCACCCTCTACAACGCCTTCGGCCAGCGCCAGGTCACGCAGTTCTACACGCAGGTCAGCCAGTACAAGGTCATCATCGAGGTGCCGCCCGAGCTCCAGACCGATCCCTCGACGTTCGACCGCCTCTTCCTGCGCTCCCCGCTCACGGGCGGGCAGGTGCCGCTCTCCGCCCTGGTGAAGTTCGACACCGCCGCCTCGAAACCGCTTTCGATCAACCACCTCGGCCAGTACCCGGCGGTGACGATTTCCTTCAACCTCGCGCCCGACGTCGCGCTCGGCCACGCCGTGTCTGCCGTCGAGCGGACCGTCCGCGAGATGGGCGCGCCGGCCACGCTGACCGGCAGCTTCCAGGGCACGGCGCAGGCGTTCCAGTCCTCGCTGCGTTCGCAACCCTGGCTGATCCTCGCGGCGGTCGTCACGATCTACATCATCCTCGGCATGCTCTACGAGAGCTTCATCCATCCGCTCACGATTCTCTCCACGCTGCCCTCCGCCGGCCTCGGCGCGTTGCTCACTCTCTGGGCCTTCGGCCACGACATCGGCGTCATCGCCATCATCGGCATCCTGTTGCTGATCGGCATCGTGAAAAAGAACGCCATCATGATGATCGACTTCGCCATCGAGGCCGAGCGGGGCCGCGGGCTGCCGTCGGAGGAAGCGATTTTCGAGGCCTGCATGAAACGCTTCCGCCCCATCCTCATGACGACCATCGCCGCGATGCTGGGCGGCATCCCGCTCGCGCTCGGGCACGGCGACGGCTCGGAACTCCGCCAGCCGCTCGGCTACGCCATTGTCGGCGGCCTCGCCCTGAGCCAGTTGCTCACGCTCTTCACGACGCCGGTTGTCTACCTGTACTTCGACCGCCTGGTGGAGCGCCTCCGTCGCCGCAAACCGCAGGAAGCGTACGAACCGCCCGCCGCCTCCGGCCTGCCTGTATCGGGAAAATAG
- a CDS encoding ABC transporter, with product MSEEQPVLRVEQLTQTYPTAAGPLTVLRDVSFALHAGETLAIVGPSGSGKTTLLGLCAGLDRPGAGRVTLAGADLGALSEDGRARVRNENVGFVFQNFQLIPTLTALENVLVPLELRGQAGARSGEARALLERVGLGSRTDHYPVQLSGGEQQRVALARAFINTPRILFCDEPTGNLDHATSRSVIELLFGFNRERGTTLVLVTHDSELASLCQRSLRLRDGVVVD from the coding sequence ATGAGCGAAGAACAACCCGTCCTCAGAGTCGAACAACTCACCCAGACCTATCCCACCGCCGCCGGCCCTCTCACCGTGCTGCGCGATGTGAGCTTTGCGCTGCATGCCGGGGAAACGCTCGCCATCGTCGGCCCCTCGGGCAGCGGCAAGACCACGCTGCTCGGCCTCTGCGCCGGCCTTGACCGTCCCGGCGCCGGACGCGTCACCTTGGCCGGCGCCGATCTCGGCGCGCTCTCCGAGGACGGCCGCGCCCGCGTGCGCAACGAAAACGTCGGGTTCGTCTTCCAGAACTTCCAGCTCATCCCCACGCTCACCGCGCTCGAAAACGTGCTCGTCCCCCTCGAACTGCGCGGTCAGGCCGGCGCACGCTCCGGCGAGGCCCGCGCCCTGCTCGAACGCGTGGGGCTCGGCTCCCGCACGGACCATTATCCCGTGCAGCTTTCCGGCGGCGAGCAGCAGCGCGTGGCGCTCGCCCGCGCTTTCATCAACACGCCGCGCATCCTCTTCTGCGACGAGCCGACCGGAAACCTCGATCACGCCACGTCGCGCTCCGTCATCGAGCTGCTTTTCGGCTTCAACCGCGAACGCGGCACCACGCTCGTCCTCGTCACCCACGACTCCGAACTCGCCTCCCTCTGCCAGCGCAGCCTGCGCCTGCGCGACGGTGTCGTGGTAGATTAA